The genomic window CCATAAAATTTTCCCACTCATATAGTGGTAATTAACCATCTCATTAGTAACCTGGACATACCCAATTAAATTTTGTGTCACTCTAGAATAAATTGGAGAAACACCTCGGATACCTCCTTTATTATTCATTTTAATTGGCTCAATCAAAAGTTGAGCAGACCTTTTAAAAGGACTATCTTTTGGCTCAGTTTCAAATAATAATCTTGAAGTCGGGCTGTAAACTCGGACAAATACACCTTCTTCATTCATCTTAGCGAAAATAGTATCTTGATAATTACTTGACTGTCCATAAACTAAGTTGCGCTGATCAAACTCTTCTCCTAACTCAAGAGTCGTTAGTGTATAGTTCCCACTTAGATTTAAATAAACTGTTTCTTTCGATAGCGCACTCGAACCACCATTAAGCCGATTTGTAACACCAACTAAAATTTCTTTTACATCTTGTGTTTCTTCAGTTAACATAATTTGTCTGAATCCTATAAAAATAGCTACAGTAAAGATTATATATGTCAAAAAGATAGCTAGAGTAGCACCAATTGTCCATTTCCATTTTAAAGAAATGCGTTTTTTATTATTTTTGTTGGAAAAAGCGTATGTCACGTACGCATCACATAGCCCGTTCCACGTACGGTTTGAATATAGCTATCCATACCTGGAACATCAATTTTATTTCTTAAGTAGCGAATATACACATCCACTACGTTTGTTTCTACTTCAGATTCATATCCCCAGACTTTGTTTAGTAGGATATCTCGAGCTAATACAACATTAACATTTTCCATTAATTCTAGTAATAATTCGTATTCCCTTTTTGTCAATTCAATAACTTTTTCTCCACGATGAACAACATGATTCTCTTTTTCAATAGTTAAATCACGGTAACTTACGATTGTTTGTTTAGTGATATTTTGTTCATTTTCAATTTCAATTCGACGAAATAAAGCGCGCATTCTGGCTAGTAGTTCTTCAATAGCAAAAGGTTTTACAATATAATCATCAGCACCATGATCTAATCCACTAACACGATCGATAACAGAATCTCTAGCAGTCATCATAATAATAGGTACCGTATTAACTTGGCGAATACGACGACAAACATCTATACCATTTAACTCTGGCAGCATTAAATCCAGTAAAATAACGTCCCATTTTTTCTTTTTATTTAATGCTGCTTCCAAACCTGAACGACCATCATAACGGACTTCTGTTTCATATCCTTCATGCTTTAATTCTAATTCAACAAAACGTGCTAAATTTTTCTCATCTTCAATAATTAATATTCTATTCATCTAATTCCCGCCATTCTCTCTATTTTCGCTAGACTTTGCCTTTGTTACAATACCATGCCAGTCTAATTTTCTCAATAACCTTCTTGATTACTTATTCACTTATTTATTTATTTGCTTTATATGATTTTACCATAAATTAAAATAAAATGAGAAAAATAACCACGAATCGCAGAAAGAATGCGATTCTATGGTTATTTTTCTTTAACAAATTAAAATGATTTATAGTTCTTCTTGGCCATTTTCGCCATACCAATCAAAATGGAATGTGCCGGGTCTGTCTGTTCTTTCGTACGTGTGAGCACCGAAATAATCTCTTTGAGCTTGTACGATATTCGCAGGTAAGCTAGCTGAGCGGTAAGAATCATAATAAGCAATAGCGGAAGAGAATGTCGGTATTGGTACACCTGATTTCACTGCAATTCCAATTACATCTCTTACAGCATCTTGATAATTTTTTGTAATATCCAAGAAGTAATCATCTAACATTAGATTTTTTAATTCTGGATTTTCATCGTACGCATCTGTAATTTTTTGTAAGAAACGAGCACGAATAATACAACCTGCACGGAAAATTTTAGCAATTTCTCCGTATTGTAAGCTCCACTCATACTCTTTACTTGCTGTACGCATTTGGGCAAATCCTTGAGCATAACTCATAATTTTACTGAAGTATAAGGCTTTTCGTATATTTTCAACTAATACAGCCTTATCTCCATCAAATGAATACGGCGTTGGTTTAGGTAATAGTTCACTTGCTGCTACACGCTCTTCTTTCAGAGCTGAAATATATCTAGCAAAAACAGACTCTGTAATCAAAGGAAGAGGCACACCTAAATCTAAAGCACTTTGTGATGTCCATTTACCTGTTCCTTTATTGCCAGCTCTATCCAAGATAATATCTACCATTGGTTTACCAGTTTCTGGATCTTTTTTAGTTAAAGCATCAGCTGTAAGTTCGATTAAGAAGCTATCTAGTTCGCCTTTATTCCATTCTGCAAAAACCTCTGCTACTTCATCAACCGACAAACCAGCTACTTTACGTAATAAATCATAAGATTCAGCAATTAATTGCATATCTCCATATTCGATACCATTATGCACCATTTTGACATAATGACCTGCCCCGTTTGGTCCAATATAGGCAACACAAGCTTCGCCATCTTCAGCAACTGCTGCGATTTGTTCTAAAATTGGTGCTACTAAATCATAAGCTTCCTTTTGTCCACCAGGCATAATTGCTGGCCCTAATAAAGCTCCCTCTTCTCCGCCGGAGACACCTGTACCAATAAAGTTAATACCTGATTCAGCTAGTGCTTCACTACGCCGAATTGTATCTTTAAAGAATGTATTTCCTCCATCGATTAAAACATCTCCTGCATCAAGATATGGCAAAAGTCCTTGAATGGTTGCATCTGTTCCTTTACCAGCTTGTACCATTAATAAAATACGACGTGGCTTTTCTAACGATTGAACAAATTCTTCCGTCGTATATGTTGGAAATAAATTTTTATCTGGATTTTCTGCAATAACAGCTTCTGTTTTTGACCCAGTTCGGTTAAAAATAGAAACAGAGTATCCTCTACTTTCAATGTTTAAAGCTAAGTTTTTACCCATTACTGCCATTCCTACTACACCAATTTGTTGTTTACTCACTTGTTAATTTCCCCCTTTAAATACTTAAATTACTGTTTAATGTTAAAGTTTCTTTAGACCTTACTATCCTACCAAAAATAAGCTAAAATTAAAAGAAAGGAATACTAGAGAGGTCTTAATTTTTTACTTTATTAGGCTCTTTGTTAAGATAGTCATCTAGGTGAGCCATTCATCTTAAATATGCTATTTCACTATTTGTGATAGCTTTTTTTATTTTACATTTAATCTCTTTAGCGGTTTAAAATAGTGTATGATTAGTTTAACTACGTAAATAAGTTAGTTATTGAATAAGGGGGTCTACAATGCTTCAATCTTATAATACTAATTCCGCTGGACTCATGACTAGAGGAATCAACAATCAGATAAACGACTGGATTCACGTTTCAAAACCTACTATTGATGAAATTGAATACTTATCAAGAAAATTTAACTTCCCAAAAGACTATTTGTCTTGCGTTAATGATCCTGACGAAATTGCGCGACAAGAAAAATTAGGAATCAACCCTATAGAAGAACCAAATTTGATTATCTTTAACTATCCGTCTAAAGTAATAAATAAATTAGGTTATGATGAATATATTACTATTCCTTTTGCTATGATTTTAACTGAACATACCCTCATAACTGCTGCCGAAGATATTCCCTTATTTTTGAAAAAAATTATTGATAACCAAATAGACTACCCTGTAAATACGAAGAAAAAAGAATTATTTATTTTAGAGGTCGCTTGGCAAATCTCTTCCCACTACGTTTTTTATTTAAAAGAAATTATTAGAAAAACAGAATATATGGAACAACAATTAACCAAATCTACTGAAAACGAACAACTTTTTGCTTTAATGTCTCTTCAAAAAAGTCTTATTTATTTTAATTCTTCTATTCATGCTAGTCACCCTATTTTTGACAAATTAAAAAAAATTAAATCTTTTACAGTACAAGTTGAAAATCGTAATTTATTGCATGATGTTGTTGTTGAAAATAGGCAAGCTGAAGTTATGATTGAAGAAACTTCTAGACTTTTAGAGCAAATCAGTGCTGTTTTTTCTTCTGTTATTTCAAATAATTTAAATAATATTATGAGATTTCTGACTTCTATTACAATAGTTTTAACTATACCAACAATTATTGGCGGAATCTGGGGTATGAATGTTAATTTACCCATTGATCAAGGATCATTTGCTTTTTGGATTATTATGGTTTTAATTCTTTTTATTAGCTTCTTAACGACTTGGTTACTAAAAAAGAAACATTACTTATAAAAAACTTGATTTTAGATCTTTAATTGAGGTATAATAGGCTAAGTATGCCAAATGAAAGTAGGCGAATAATGTCATGGCGAAAAGTAATAAAGATAAACAAGTAAATATTAACAAAAAGTTGACCAAAATTTTTGTCTGGGTGATGTTGTTTTCTATGGTCGGTATTGTATTCATTACTGCTATCTTGAACTTACTCGTTTTTTAAAAAATTATATTCCGTTACTCAATCGAGTAACGGAATATTTTATTTATTCGTAGTTTTATCTTTTTGGATCTCCGCTAAATTTATTAGCTCTTTAGCATGTTCAATCGTTAGTTTAGTTATTTCTGTTCCCGCAAGCATACGAGCAACCTCATTAACTTTTTCAGTTTCAGCTAGAGCTACGACATGTGTTTCTGTTCGCTCATCAATAATCGTTTTAGAAATAAATAAATGATGATTAGACATGGCCGCCACTTGAGGCAAATGTGTTATACATAAAACTTGTGAGTGCATTGCAACCATGTAAATTTTATTCGCGATCGCTTGAGCAACTCTTCCGCTGACACCAGTATCTACTTCGTCAAAGATAATACTTGTTAATCCTTGAGTTTTTGAAAAAATAGTTTTCATCGCTAACATTATTCTGGATAGTTCCCCACCAGAAGCTACCTTAACTAATGGCTTAAGCGGTTCACCTGGATTCGTTGCGATATAAAATTCAATCCGATCAAACCCCGTTTCATGGGCTCTACTTAAAATATCTTCTTGATTTTTTTCAAAAAAATGCACTTTTAAGATCACTTTATCCATAAATAATTCTTTAAATTGTTCATGGATAGCCTCTTCTAGTTTTAAAGCGATTACTTGTCTCATTTCAGATAAAATGTCACCTTTATCAATCAATTCTTTTGAGAACATGTCCATTTCTATCTTTAAATTATTAACATGATCTTCACGATTTTGAAGTTGATCAATCTCTAGCATAATTTTTTCATAGTGCCTTTTAATTGCCTCAATAGATTCACCGTATTTTCTTTTCATTTGATAGATAAATTCTAATCTTTTTTCAATATCATTTAGCCTATTTTCATCATAAGCCATCTGATCCATTTCACGTAAGATATCACTAGCAACTTCTTGAAGTTGAAAATAACTACTTGCAACAACCTCTGAAAATTGTTTATATTTATGATCGATATCTTCAATACTACTTATCCCTGTCATTGCTTGTCCTATTAAATCAATCCCATTATTTTCTTCACCTTGTAAGGCATCATAACCTTCTGATAAAGCATTTATAATTTTTTGATAGTTCATTAATAGATTTTTTTCTTCCAACAATTCATCTTCTTCTCTATCTATTAATTCAGCCATCTCGATATCATTTGCTTGAAATTGCAACATATCAAGCCTTTGAGCAAACTCTTGCTCAGTATTTTGCCATTTACGATAAGCTTTTTTAGTTTGGGTATACTTAGAAAAAGTTACACAATAATTTTTTTTCGTTTTCTGTAGTGACTCACCACCAAATTGATCTAACATTGCCAGATGTCTCTCAGGATTCATTAATTCTTGATGCTCATTTTGTCCATGAATATCAATTAATGTTTCACCAATTAATCTTAACGTCGCAATATTAACCAGTCTCCCGTTAATCCGACAGACATTCTTACCATTACGGTGAATATCCCGTTGGATAATGACATCATCATTTTCACTTGCGATATCGTATTGCTCCAATAAATCATAAGTCATCGAGTTGCCTTCCATTGAGAAAAGTCCCTCTAGAACACATTTATTTTCACCGTGTCGAATAAATTCATTCGATCCACGTCCTCCAGCTAATAATCCAACAGCATCAATGATAATCGACTTTCCTGCTCCTGTCTCACCTGTTAAAACAGTCATTCCTGTTTCAAAAGTTAGACTTAAATCATGAATTATAGCAAAGTTTTTAATGGTTAATTCTTGTAACACTCTATCCACCTCCATTAACTTGCCTACTTAAAAACTTATAACATACGAATAAAATGATTTTTTATCTTCTTAGCTAATTCATTAGAACGACAAATAATTAAGACACTATCGTCTCCTGAAATGGTTCCAAATATTTCTTGGAATTCTGATAAATCTATCAAAGAACCTAATGCAAAAGCATTACCCGGAATAGTTCGAACTAAAAGCAAATAATCTTGTACATCAACGGAAACAAAACACGTTTTTAGTAAGCGCTCTAATTTTTTTGAAGTGTCATAGTGTACATCGGGAGGGAGACTATAACGATAACCTCCAGATAAAGATGGTACTTTTATTAACTGTAATTCCTTGATATCACGCGAAATAGTAGCTTGAGTAACTTCAGTACCTTTTTCTCTTAAAATAGATACAAAATCTTCTTGTTTTTCAATTACGTGTTCTTGAATAAGAATTTTCAGCAATTGATGCCGTTCTTTCTTCTTCATAATTCCACCTCATTTTAGTGTGAGTATAAATATACAGTATTCCACTCATTATACCGTATATTTTCTAGTTATAACAGTAATTTAGCTAAGGTTTATCAAATTATTTAGAAACTTCATTAAAAAATACAAGCAAATATACAATTTTTAATTTTGATTAAATTGGAAACTCTCGTGCGCTAGCTTTACTATCTCATCAGTACTAACTATTTTATTTAGTGAGCCTTTTAGCTTATTATTCCATTTTAAGTGAGCTAGAAATTCAATATTTCCTTGCCCTCCAGTAATTGGTGAAAAACTCAGTGCCTCTACATCGTATCCTTGATCAAGGGAGAATTGAACCATTCTTATTAGAACTTCTTGGTGAATAATAGGATCATGTATAATCCCTTTTTCACCAACATCATTGCGATTAGCTTCAAATTGAGGCTTAATTAAAGCTAAAACATCTCCTCCAACAGAAACAATTTCTTTCAACACAGGTAAAATAATGCGTAATGAAATGAAGGAAACATCAATTGAAACTAGATTAGGTTGTCCCTTTTTAAAATCTTTTAATCGGCTATTTCTAAAATTTGTTTGTTCCATTACTACAACACGTGGATCTTGTCTTAGTTTCCATGAAAGTTGATTTGTACCAACATCCAGCGCGTAGCTCAACTTTGCTCCATGTTGCAATGCTGCATCTGTGAAACCACCCGTTGAAGAGCCAATATCTAGCATGATCTTATCTTTTATTGATACGTCGAAAATAGCCATCGCCTTTTCTAATTTCAATCCACCTCTGCTGACATAACGCAACTTCTCACCTTTACGTTTTAATTGGATCGTAACAGGTATTTTTTCACCAGCCGTATCAATTCGTTCATTTTTATCAGTCAAAATAATCCCTGCCATGATAGCGCGTTTTGCTTTTTCAACGGAATCATATAGACCTTGTTCTACAAGGAGAATATCTACTCGCTCTTTCTTCATTGTATTCTCTCCTTTGCTAAAGTTGCAATAAATTAAGCATGTCAGATAATAGTTGACTATCAAAGTGACTACCCTTTTGTTTATAATAGTCTCCAATTTGTATTAGGTTTTTTCTTGCACTCATTAATTCATCTTCTAAAGCTGCTTTAGCACCTACTAGACTTAATAAAGCTGGATAGGTACTTTTATTTAAAGTAACGTCCATTCCTGTTTTTTTACCTAGTTCTTTTGAATCGCCAATAACATCTAGAATATCATCTAGAATTTGAAAAGCTAAGCCAAAATGTGCAGCAAATTCATTTAATAACATAGATACCGTAGAGGGAGCATCTGCAATTAATCCCCCCGCATAAACAGAAAACCTTAATAATTCTCCCGTTTTCTTTTCGTGGATCGCTTTTAGTGCTTCCAATGGTACTTGTTGATTTTCGCCTTCTATATCTTCTGTTTGACCAGCAACCATGCCCATTGGGCCAGCTGCTTTTGCCAAAGCTAAAATTAAAGCTACTTTTTTTGTATCTGACAAAGAACCTTTTGAGGCAATCTCAAAAGCTTGAGTTAGCAGACCATCTCCGGCTAAAATAGCTATATCTTCACCGTAAACTTTATGATTAGTTGGTTTTCCTCTACGTAATGCATCATTGTCCATTGCAGGAAGGTCATCGTGGACCAAAGAATAAGTATGAATGTATTCTAACGCGGTTGCTATTTCGTAGCTTTTGGACATATCTCCGCCTAGTGAATGAACCGTTGCTAGTAATAGCAACGGTCTAATACGTTTCCCACCTGCTGTTAGGGAATACCTCATTGCTTGACTGAGCGTTCCTTTTGGATAAGTACTCTTATCTAAAAACTCAATTAAAGCTGCTTCGATTAAAGGTTTTTCTCTTTTTTCAAATAAGCTGAATTCCATCTATTATTCAGCTCCTATTCATTTGAATCAGATTCATTTTCAAACAATGTTTCTTCTCCATTTTCTTCTACAATTTTTGTTAATGTTTTTTCTGCGTTTTGTAAGGTTTCTTTACATATTTTACTTAATCCAACACCTCTTTGAAATTGATCCAATGCCTCTTCTAAAGGAACATCGCCTCTTTCAAGGTTTGTTACAATTTCTTCTAATTGTTGCATAGCTTCTTCGAATTTTATCTTTCCTTTAGCACTCATTTTGTTTCCCCCATTTTCTCTATTACAGTAGCTTCAAACTCACCATCGTGCAGATGAATATGAATTTGATCGTTTAGTTGAATTTGGTCTACTGCTTTAACCACTCTATCTTTTTTTGTTACATAGCTGTAACCGCGGTTCATAATTTTTAAAGGACTTAGATAATCTAATGACTGCATCGCATAATCGACCCGCTTAGTTATCTTTTCCATATAACGTTCCATTTCATTAAATAACTGTTGATTACTTAATGCCAAGTCTCGTTGTTTCCCTTCTATTAGTTGAATAGGATTTACTCCCATTAATTTATAATGCATTAGTTTAAAATCTTGTTGACCTGTCTGAACTTTTTCTAATAGTGATCTTTGAAGTCTATCTGTCAGTATATCTAAATTTTGAGCATAACCTTCATATAATCTTTGAGGCTGTTTAAAGATATACGATTCTAAACTACGATTTAATCGTTGACTTAATACTTCCATCTTTCTCATATAACTTTGAAACAAACGCAAGCGCATTTGTTCTATTTTAATTAATTCATCAGAAAGCAAAGGAACTGAAAGTTCTGCCGCTGCTGTTGGTGTTGCAGCTCTCATATCCGCAACTAAATCAGCAATTGTCGTATCCGTTTCGTGTCCGACAGAAGAAATAATAGGTGTTTTAGCTTCAAAAATAGCTCTTGCTACTTTTTCTTCATTGAATGGCCATAAATCTTCTATTGAACCACCACCACGTGCCAAAATCATCGTATCAAAATCACCTTTTGCCTCAACCATTCTGATGCTATTAACAATATCGTCGGCTGCTTTTACTCCTTGCACTAATGTTGGAAAAATAACTAATTGCACAATTGGATAACGTCTTTTAATCGTTGTCATAATGTCTCTAACTACTGCGCCTGATGGACTAGTGACTATCGCTATTTTTTTAGGGAAAGTTGAAATTAATTGCTTAGGTGCATCAAATAATCCTTCTTTTTTTAATTTCACTTTCATCTCTTCTAATGCCTGATACAAAGCTCCTACACCATCTGGCTCCATATGCTCTACATATATTTGATAATTACCGCTCGCTTCGTATAAAGAAATACGACCAATAATTAAAACTTTCATACCTTCTTCGGGTGTAAATTTCAAACTTTGAAAAGCTCCTTTAAACATCATCGCCGAAATTTTAGCTCGATCATCTTTTAAGCTGAAATATTGATGTGCATTAGGTCGATTTCTGAAGTTAGATATTTCACCCGTTAAATAAACTCTTTCTAAATAAGGGTCTTGCTCGAATTTTCTTTTAATGTATTTCGTTAAAGCCGTAACGGTTAAATACTTCTTCGTCAAAAAAAACCCTCCTGACTTATCATCCATTTAAATTGTTCTTTGCGCGCTAATGATTGTTTGATACAACAACATCGTAATCGTCATCGGCCCAACTCCACCAGGGACTGGCGTAATATAACCTGCTATCTCGGCTACTTCATCGGCTTTTACATCACCAATCAACTTACCTTTTACATCATGGTTCATTCCTACGTCTATAACAACTGCACCTGGTTTAATAAATTCTTTTGTAATAAAATGACCTCTTCCAATTGCTACTACTAAAATATCCGCAGTTTTTGCTATTTCTGCTAAATGGTTCGTTTTTGAGTGAGACATCGTCACTGTAGCATCATTCATCAGTAATAATTGAGCCATTGGTTTGCCTACTATATTGCTACGACCAATAACCACAGCCGTTTTCCCAGCGATGTCAATCTGGTGATATTCTAACAATTTCATTATGCCATAAGGAGTGCAAGCAATCTTATCTGGTTCTCCTATTAGTAGTTTACCCATATTAACTGGGTGAAAACCATCAACATCTTTCTCCGGATTAACTGCATTTAAAACTTTTTCAGGATCTATTTGTTTTGGCAATGGCAATTGAATTAAAATACCATGGATCGTGTCGTCTTGATTAAATTGCTTAATCTCTCTTAGAATTTCTTGCTCACTAACTTCTTGAGGATACCTCACTACTTTCGAATTAAATCCTAATGATTGTGCTCTTTTTTGTTTGTTGCGTACATAAATCTGACTAGCTGGGGATTCACCGATAAGTAAAACAGCTAAACCAGGAATGACTCCTTTTAATTTTAGCTCATTGACCATTGCTTGCATTTCTTCATTCATTTTGTCCACTAAATTCTTGCTACTCATTATAATTGCGCTAATCGTCATTCCCACCCTTTTTAACTTTAAAT from Carnobacterium iners includes these protein-coding regions:
- a CDS encoding response regulator transcription factor, encoding MNRILIIEDEKNLARFVELELKHEGYETEVRYDGRSGLEAALNKKKKWDVILLDLMLPELNGIDVCRRIRQVNTVPIIMMTARDSVIDRVSGLDHGADDYIVKPFAIEELLARMRALFRRIEIENEQNITKQTIVSYRDLTIEKENHVVHRGEKVIELTKREYELLLELMENVNVVLARDILLNKVWGYESEVETNVVDVYIRYLRNKIDVPGMDSYIQTVRGTGYVMRT
- the gndA gene encoding NADP-dependent phosphogluconate dehydrogenase translates to MSKQQIGVVGMAVMGKNLALNIESRGYSVSIFNRTGSKTEAVIAENPDKNLFPTYTTEEFVQSLEKPRRILLMVQAGKGTDATIQGLLPYLDAGDVLIDGGNTFFKDTIRRSEALAESGINFIGTGVSGGEEGALLGPAIMPGGQKEAYDLVAPILEQIAAVAEDGEACVAYIGPNGAGHYVKMVHNGIEYGDMQLIAESYDLLRKVAGLSVDEVAEVFAEWNKGELDSFLIELTADALTKKDPETGKPMVDIILDRAGNKGTGKWTSQSALDLGVPLPLITESVFARYISALKEERVAASELLPKPTPYSFDGDKAVLVENIRKALYFSKIMSYAQGFAQMRTASKEYEWSLQYGEIAKIFRAGCIIRARFLQKITDAYDENPELKNLMLDDYFLDITKNYQDAVRDVIGIAVKSGVPIPTFSSAIAYYDSYRSASLPANIVQAQRDYFGAHTYERTDRPGTFHFDWYGENGQEEL
- a CDS encoding magnesium transporter CorA family protein gives rise to the protein MLQSYNTNSAGLMTRGINNQINDWIHVSKPTIDEIEYLSRKFNFPKDYLSCVNDPDEIARQEKLGINPIEEPNLIIFNYPSKVINKLGYDEYITIPFAMILTEHTLITAAEDIPLFLKKIIDNQIDYPVNTKKKELFILEVAWQISSHYVFYLKEIIRKTEYMEQQLTKSTENEQLFALMSLQKSLIYFNSSIHASHPIFDKLKKIKSFTVQVENRNLLHDVVVENRQAEVMIEETSRLLEQISAVFSSVISNNLNNIMRFLTSITIVLTIPTIIGGIWGMNVNLPIDQGSFAFWIIMVLILFISFLTTWLLKKKHYL
- a CDS encoding DUF4044 domain-containing protein; amino-acid sequence: MAKSNKDKQVNINKKLTKIFVWVMLFSMVGIVFITAILNLLVF
- the recN gene encoding DNA repair protein RecN; this translates as MLQELTIKNFAIIHDLSLTFETGMTVLTGETGAGKSIIIDAVGLLAGGRGSNEFIRHGENKCVLEGLFSMEGNSMTYDLLEQYDIASENDDVIIQRDIHRNGKNVCRINGRLVNIATLRLIGETLIDIHGQNEHQELMNPERHLAMLDQFGGESLQKTKKNYCVTFSKYTQTKKAYRKWQNTEQEFAQRLDMLQFQANDIEMAELIDREEDELLEEKNLLMNYQKIINALSEGYDALQGEENNGIDLIGQAMTGISSIEDIDHKYKQFSEVVASSYFQLQEVASDILREMDQMAYDENRLNDIEKRLEFIYQMKRKYGESIEAIKRHYEKIMLEIDQLQNREDHVNNLKIEMDMFSKELIDKGDILSEMRQVIALKLEEAIHEQFKELFMDKVILKVHFFEKNQEDILSRAHETGFDRIEFYIATNPGEPLKPLVKVASGGELSRIMLAMKTIFSKTQGLTSIIFDEVDTGVSGRVAQAIANKIYMVAMHSQVLCITHLPQVAAMSNHHLFISKTIIDERTETHVVALAETEKVNEVARMLAGTEITKLTIEHAKELINLAEIQKDKTTNK
- the argR gene encoding arginine repressor, translating into MKKKERHQLLKILIQEHVIEKQEDFVSILREKGTEVTQATISRDIKELQLIKVPSLSGGYRYSLPPDVHYDTSKKLERLLKTCFVSVDVQDYLLLVRTIPGNAFALGSLIDLSEFQEIFGTISGDDSVLIICRSNELAKKIKNHFIRML
- a CDS encoding TlyA family RNA methyltransferase, whose product is MKKERVDILLVEQGLYDSVEKAKRAIMAGIILTDKNERIDTAGEKIPVTIQLKRKGEKLRYVSRGGLKLEKAMAIFDVSIKDKIMLDIGSSTGGFTDAALQHGAKLSYALDVGTNQLSWKLRQDPRVVVMEQTNFRNSRLKDFKKGQPNLVSIDVSFISLRIILPVLKEIVSVGGDVLALIKPQFEANRNDVGEKGIIHDPIIHQEVLIRMVQFSLDQGYDVEALSFSPITGGQGNIEFLAHLKWNNKLKGSLNKIVSTDEIVKLAHESFQFNQN
- a CDS encoding polyprenyl synthetase family protein: MEFSLFEKREKPLIEAALIEFLDKSTYPKGTLSQAMRYSLTAGGKRIRPLLLLATVHSLGGDMSKSYEIATALEYIHTYSLVHDDLPAMDNDALRRGKPTNHKVYGEDIAILAGDGLLTQAFEIASKGSLSDTKKVALILALAKAAGPMGMVAGQTEDIEGENQQVPLEALKAIHEKKTGELLRFSVYAGGLIADAPSTVSMLLNEFAAHFGLAFQILDDILDVIGDSKELGKKTGMDVTLNKSTYPALLSLVGAKAALEDELMSARKNLIQIGDYYKQKGSHFDSQLLSDMLNLLQL
- a CDS encoding exodeoxyribonuclease VII small subunit is translated as MSAKGKIKFEEAMQQLEEIVTNLERGDVPLEEALDQFQRGVGLSKICKETLQNAEKTLTKIVEENGEETLFENESDSNE
- the xseA gene encoding exodeoxyribonuclease VII large subunit, with product MTKKYLTVTALTKYIKRKFEQDPYLERVYLTGEISNFRNRPNAHQYFSLKDDRAKISAMMFKGAFQSLKFTPEEGMKVLIIGRISLYEASGNYQIYVEHMEPDGVGALYQALEEMKVKLKKEGLFDAPKQLISTFPKKIAIVTSPSGAVVRDIMTTIKRRYPIVQLVIFPTLVQGVKAADDIVNSIRMVEAKGDFDTMILARGGGSIEDLWPFNEEKVARAIFEAKTPIISSVGHETDTTIADLVADMRAATPTAAAELSVPLLSDELIKIEQMRLRLFQSYMRKMEVLSQRLNRSLESYIFKQPQRLYEGYAQNLDILTDRLQRSLLEKVQTGQQDFKLMHYKLMGVNPIQLIEGKQRDLALSNQQLFNEMERYMEKITKRVDYAMQSLDYLSPLKIMNRGYSYVTKKDRVVKAVDQIQLNDQIHIHLHDGEFEATVIEKMGETK
- the folD gene encoding bifunctional methylenetetrahydrofolate dehydrogenase/methenyltetrahydrofolate cyclohydrolase FolD — encoded protein: MTISAIIMSSKNLVDKMNEEMQAMVNELKLKGVIPGLAVLLIGESPASQIYVRNKQKRAQSLGFNSKVVRYPQEVSEQEILREIKQFNQDDTIHGILIQLPLPKQIDPEKVLNAVNPEKDVDGFHPVNMGKLLIGEPDKIACTPYGIMKLLEYHQIDIAGKTAVVIGRSNIVGKPMAQLLLMNDATVTMSHSKTNHLAEIAKTADILVVAIGRGHFITKEFIKPGAVVIDVGMNHDVKGKLIGDVKADEVAEIAGYITPVPGGVGPMTITMLLYQTIISAQRTI